The following proteins are encoded in a genomic region of Neovison vison isolate M4711 chromosome 12, ASM_NN_V1, whole genome shotgun sequence:
- the LOC122891513 gene encoding DNA dC->dU-editing enzyme APOBEC-3G-like isoform X1, producing MDAGAEAWDRLDEGTFTDNFHNEIWASRTYLCYEVEHPGQGSGIPPGQDKGVLRNKSDPDPMLSRHAESFLLERIQSWKLNPEHQYRVTCFLSWSPCADCAQRMAEFLGDNRHVSLNLYASRIYSLGQYEQGLRTLKRAGASIAIMTAREFEHCWDTFVLHEGRSFQPWEGLDKESQKFSETLQSILQQEA from the exons ATGGATGCCGGCGCAGAGGCCTGGGACAG GCTGGACGAGGGCACCTTCACCGACAACTTCCACAATGAAATCTGGGCGTCCAGGACCTATCTGTGCTATGAGGTCGAGCATCCCGGTCAGGGATCCGGGATTCCTCCGGGCCAGGACAAGGGTGTCCTACGCAATAAG AGTGACCCGGACCCCATGCTCTCGCGCCATGCGGAGTCCTTCCTGCTGGAGCGGATCCAGTCCTGGAAACTGAACCCGGAACACCAGTACAGGGTCACCTGCTTTCTCTCCTGGAGCCCCTGTGCTGATTGTGCCCAGCGTATGGCTGAGTTTCTGGGGGACAATAGGCACGTGAGCCTGAACCTCTATGCCTCCCGCATCTACAGCCTGGGACAGTATGAGCAGGGGCTGCGCACCCTGAAGAGGGCTGGGGCCAGCATCGCCATCATGACCGCCAGGG agtTTGAACACTGCTGGGACACCTTCGTGCTCCACGAGGGAAGAAGCTTCCAGCCCTGGGAGGGTCTGGACAAGGAGAGTCAGAAATTCTCTGAGACCCTGCAGAGCATTCTCCAG caggaagcctga
- the LOC122891513 gene encoding DNA dC->dU-editing enzyme APOBEC-3G-like isoform X2 — MDAGAEAWDRLDEGTFTDNFHNEIWASRTYLCYEVEHPGQGSGIPPGQDKGVLRNKSDPDPMLSRHAESFLLERIQSWKLNPEHQYRVTCFLSWSPCADCAQRMAEFLGDNRHVSLNLYASRIYSLGQYEQGLRTLKRAGASIAIMTAREFEHCWDTFVLHEGRSFQPWEGLDKESQKFSETLQSILQEA, encoded by the exons ATGGATGCCGGCGCAGAGGCCTGGGACAG GCTGGACGAGGGCACCTTCACCGACAACTTCCACAATGAAATCTGGGCGTCCAGGACCTATCTGTGCTATGAGGTCGAGCATCCCGGTCAGGGATCCGGGATTCCTCCGGGCCAGGACAAGGGTGTCCTACGCAATAAG AGTGACCCGGACCCCATGCTCTCGCGCCATGCGGAGTCCTTCCTGCTGGAGCGGATCCAGTCCTGGAAACTGAACCCGGAACACCAGTACAGGGTCACCTGCTTTCTCTCCTGGAGCCCCTGTGCTGATTGTGCCCAGCGTATGGCTGAGTTTCTGGGGGACAATAGGCACGTGAGCCTGAACCTCTATGCCTCCCGCATCTACAGCCTGGGACAGTATGAGCAGGGGCTGCGCACCCTGAAGAGGGCTGGGGCCAGCATCGCCATCATGACCGCCAGGG agtTTGAACACTGCTGGGACACCTTCGTGCTCCACGAGGGAAGAAGCTTCCAGCCCTGGGAGGGTCTGGACAAGGAGAGTCAGAAATTCTCTGAGACCCTGCAGAGCATTCTCCAG gaagcctga